DNA from Amycolatopsis sp. DSM 110486:
CTCAGCGCCGTGATGGTCGCGGTCGGGTACTTCATTCGCCGATCGGTGGAGGAGACGCCGGTGTTCCGCGAGGAGGTCGCCGCCGGCGAGGTCGTCCGGCTGCCGCTCGCCGTGCTGCTGCGCGACCACTGGGCCGACGTCCTGCGTGTGATCGTCGCCGCGCTCATCGCCTCCGTCAGCACGATCTTCACCGTCTACGCGTTGAGCTACGCCGTGAACACGGTGGGGCTGAGCAAAACGCCGATGCTGTGGGTCGGCGTGCTCGCCAACGTCGCGGCCGTGATCTCGATTCCGCTGTGGGCCAAGCTGTCCGACCGCAAGGGCCGCAGGAAGATCTTCATCGCGGGCTCGCTGGGCTGCGCGGTGCTCATCTTCGGCTACCTCGGCGCGATCGCCGCCGGCAGCTACGTGTGGATCTTCGTGCTCGGCATCGGCATGTTCGGCATCGTCTACACCGCGACGAGCGCCATCTGGCCCTCGTTCTACGGCGAGATGTTCCCGGCCCGCGTGCGCCTGTCGGGCACCGCGATCGGCACGCAGATCGGCTTCGCCATCAGCGGTTTCCTGCCGAGCGTGGCAGCGGCCGTCGCCGGTGACGGGCGGGGCGCGTGGCTCGGCGTCGCGATCTTCACCGCGGGTCTGTGCGTGGTCAACGCGATCGCCGTGGCCACCGGCCGCGAGACCTACCGCGTCCCGACCGCGTTGCTCGGCCTGAAGAACGCGCCGGCGCGGCAGGCGAGTGAGGTCGGCGTCCAGAAGTGAGCACGTTCGAGGTCCACGCCCTGTGCTACGCCCGGCGCGACGGCGTCCGCGGAGACCACTTCCTGGGCTACCGCAAGGATTCCACCGAGCCGCACCCGACGGCGTACTACGTGTGGCTCGCCGTCTCACCGGAGCACACGGTGCTCGTCGACGCCGGGATGCACCCGCGGCGCGCGGCGGAAGTGCCCGGGCTGGAGTACACCGACCCGCTGGCTGTGCTCGCGGAGTTCGGCGTCGAGCCCGAAGGCGTGGACCACGTGGTGCTCACCCACTTGCACTACGACCACGCCGGCCGGGCGAGCGCCTTCCCGGACGCGACCTGCGTCGTGCAGCAGTCCGAAATGGACTACTGGACCGGGCCGTGGGCCACGCGCATCACGCGCGAACACTGGCTGCTGGACGAGGTCGAGCTGCACCGGCTCCGGGCCCACGACCGCCTGCGGCTCGTCGACGGTGACGCCGACGTCGTTCCCGGTCTCAGCGTCCACCTCGTCGGCGGGCACACCGCCGGCACGCAGGTGGTGCGGATCGCCACCGCGGCCGGCCCGGTCGTGGTCGCCTCCGACGCCAGCCACTTCTACGAGAACCTCGAGGCCGACCTCCCCGCGCCGTTGCTGCACTCGACCACCGGGGTGTATGGCGGGTTCGACCGCATCCGGGAGCTGGCCGGGGCGTCGGGGATCTTCCTGCCGGGCCACGATCCGCGCGTGCTCGACCGCTACCCGACCCACCCGTCCGGCCGGATCGCGAGGATCGCGTGAGGGCCTCAGCTCGCGGTCAGG
Protein-coding regions in this window:
- a CDS encoding MFS transporter, coding for MNGRGDRAAPAAGRPAKAALAAWIGSALEYYDFFIYGTAAALVFGKIFFPASSPAAGTLLALSTFGVGYVTRPLGALLLGHLGDRFGRKRVLIATLLLMGLSTVLVGCLPSYEALGVASPVLLVVLRLLQGLSAGGEQASANSMSLEHAPEHRRAYYTSFTLSGTQAGQIVATAVFLPVAALPQDALLSWGWRVPFWLSAVMVAVGYFIRRSVEETPVFREEVAAGEVVRLPLAVLLRDHWADVLRVIVAALIASVSTIFTVYALSYAVNTVGLSKTPMLWVGVLANVAAVISIPLWAKLSDRKGRRKIFIAGSLGCAVLIFGYLGAIAAGSYVWIFVLGIGMFGIVYTATSAIWPSFYGEMFPARVRLSGTAIGTQIGFAISGFLPSVAAAVAGDGRGAWLGVAIFTAGLCVVNAIAVATGRETYRVPTALLGLKNAPARQASEVGVQK
- a CDS encoding N-acyl homoserine lactonase family protein, with protein sequence MSTFEVHALCYARRDGVRGDHFLGYRKDSTEPHPTAYYVWLAVSPEHTVLVDAGMHPRRAAEVPGLEYTDPLAVLAEFGVEPEGVDHVVLTHLHYDHAGRASAFPDATCVVQQSEMDYWTGPWATRITREHWLLDEVELHRLRAHDRLRLVDGDADVVPGLSVHLVGGHTAGTQVVRIATAAGPVVVASDASHFYENLEADLPAPLLHSTTGVYGGFDRIRELAGASGIFLPGHDPRVLDRYPTHPSGRIARIA